In Desulfovibrio inopinatus DSM 10711, the following are encoded in one genomic region:
- the ruvX gene encoding Holliday junction resolvase RuvX: MTVLGIDFGVKRVGVAVSNPDKTMAFPVCTIQRTTRDALFERLLELIEEKNVERIVLGLPQHLDGSDSLTTRQVRNFAASLGRRTDVPIEFIDEALSSAHAEALLDTAGVRGQKKKRVLDQQAAVVILESYLTSFRSMI, encoded by the coding sequence ATGACAGTATTAGGGATTGATTTTGGGGTGAAGCGTGTGGGAGTGGCTGTTTCGAATCCGGATAAAACGATGGCCTTTCCGGTCTGCACGATTCAGCGAACCACGCGCGATGCCTTATTCGAACGCCTGCTTGAGCTTATTGAAGAGAAAAACGTGGAGCGTATTGTGCTTGGTTTACCCCAGCACCTCGATGGATCGGATTCTCTGACAACCAGACAGGTTCGGAATTTTGCCGCCAGTCTTGGTCGACGTACCGATGTTCCCATTGAATTTATTGACGAAGCCTTGTCCTCTGCCCACGCAGAAGCTCTTCTTGACACTGCTGGCGTGCGAGGCCAGAAGAAGAAGCGCGTGCTGGATCAGCAAGCCGCTGTTGTTATTTTGGAGTCCTATCTCACTTCCTTCCGGAGTATGATATGA
- a CDS encoding transketolase: MDTNRLSTLARLIRRNILISSTTAGSGHPTSSLSATDLMTGLFFGSILRFDPSRPGHPGNDRVIFSKGHASPLFYALWAAAGAIQDEELKTFRAFGSPLEGHPTARFPLAEAATGSLGQGLSIGAGMALCAKYLENAPTRTYVLLGDSEMAEGSVWEAIQLAVHYKLNNLIAILDVNRLGQRGETMYGHNVTAYDERVRAFGWETCVIDGHDMDSILNAYARATAHTAKVPFMIIAKTIKGKGVPFAEDLNGWHGKPIPKDRLNEALTALGEVPADLRGNIAAPLDIRSEPMPSAPPPHPSYSVGEPIATRKAYGEGLVRIADAFPDMVVLDAEVSNSTYADTFKKAYPNRFFEMYIAEQNMVGMALGLSRRGRLPFVSTFGAFFTRAFDQIRMSRYSGANIIFCGSHAGVSIGEDGPSQMGLEDIAMFRSVLDSVVLYPSDAVSCVKLTEAAAEYGGIVYIRTTRGSTPVLYDNAEYFPIGGFKILRQSDLDVATIIGAGLTVHEALAAWEELKQQNISVRVIDLYCVKPLDGQTLAAAASQGPIITVEDHGPTGGLGEAVSAALANTDLHVVSLAVSKMPMSGTPDELLNYETISRTSIVKKVQEIV, from the coding sequence ATGGATACCAACAGACTCAGCACCCTTGCCCGCTTGATACGACGAAATATTCTCATTTCGTCAACAACGGCCGGATCAGGACACCCCACATCTTCCCTTTCGGCCACGGACCTGATGACGGGACTCTTCTTTGGAAGTATTCTGCGTTTCGACCCGAGTCGACCGGGACATCCCGGAAATGATCGGGTTATTTTTTCCAAAGGGCATGCCTCGCCACTATTTTATGCGTTATGGGCTGCAGCCGGAGCCATCCAAGACGAAGAATTGAAGACATTTCGCGCCTTCGGCTCTCCACTCGAAGGACATCCGACAGCTCGTTTTCCTTTAGCGGAAGCCGCGACCGGTTCTTTAGGACAAGGTCTTTCTATCGGTGCCGGCATGGCACTTTGCGCCAAATATTTGGAAAACGCGCCAACACGAACCTATGTCCTGCTTGGAGATTCGGAAATGGCCGAAGGATCTGTGTGGGAAGCGATCCAGCTCGCAGTTCACTACAAGTTGAACAACCTCATTGCCATTCTCGACGTTAACCGATTGGGTCAACGCGGTGAAACCATGTATGGTCACAATGTTACTGCTTATGACGAACGCGTACGGGCCTTCGGTTGGGAAACTTGTGTCATCGACGGCCATGATATGGACTCCATCCTCAATGCGTATGCCCGAGCCACAGCCCACACAGCCAAAGTGCCATTCATGATCATCGCCAAAACCATCAAAGGCAAAGGCGTACCATTCGCCGAAGACCTCAATGGCTGGCATGGAAAGCCTATTCCCAAAGACCGCCTGAACGAGGCCTTGACCGCGCTTGGAGAGGTTCCTGCCGATCTTCGTGGTAACATTGCGGCGCCCCTGGATATCCGCTCCGAGCCGATGCCTTCCGCCCCGCCTCCACATCCTTCCTATTCAGTCGGGGAACCCATTGCTACCCGCAAAGCATACGGAGAAGGCCTCGTTCGCATTGCTGACGCGTTTCCCGATATGGTTGTGCTTGATGCCGAAGTCAGTAATTCAACATATGCCGATACCTTCAAAAAAGCCTATCCGAATCGGTTTTTCGAAATGTACATTGCTGAGCAAAACATGGTAGGCATGGCTTTGGGATTGTCACGGAGAGGCCGACTTCCTTTTGTGTCAACATTTGGCGCGTTTTTCACCAGAGCGTTTGATCAAATTCGCATGAGCCGGTACTCTGGGGCCAACATCATATTTTGTGGATCCCATGCCGGCGTTTCCATCGGCGAAGATGGCCCTTCGCAAATGGGACTTGAAGATATTGCCATGTTTCGGAGCGTTTTGGACAGTGTCGTTTTATATCCGAGCGATGCGGTTTCCTGTGTCAAATTGACAGAAGCCGCCGCAGAGTATGGTGGCATTGTCTATATCAGAACCACGCGTGGCAGCACGCCGGTACTCTACGACAACGCAGAATATTTCCCCATCGGAGGATTCAAAATCCTTCGACAATCAGACCTCGATGTTGCCACCATTATCGGTGCGGGTCTGACAGTACATGAAGCGTTAGCGGCCTGGGAGGAATTGAAGCAACAAAACATATCCGTTCGAGTTATCGACCTGTATTGCGTCAAGCCCCTTGACGGTCAGACATTGGCCGCCGCAGCCTCGCAAGGGCCGATTATCACCGTGGAAGATCATGGCCCGACTGGTGGATTGGGAGAAGCCGTAAGCGCGGCTTTGGCGAATACCGATTTGCACGTTGTCAGTCTGGCCGTATCCAAAATGCCCATGAGCGGCACACCCGACGAGCTCCTCAACTACGAAACCATTTCCAGAACGAGCATCGTCAAAAAAGTACAGGAGATCGTATGA
- the gnd gene encoding phosphogluconate dehydrogenase (NAD(+)-dependent, decarboxylating), with protein MKLAMLGLGRMGGNMAKRLSRAGHQVVAWNRTFSKAQDIAKTEEHIQAVETFPEVVAALEAPRVVWVMLPAGKPVDDALNQLIDLLEPGDIVVEGGNTHFKDDLRRAPAFTDKGIHYVDAGVSGGIWGLQIGYCTMLGGPKEAVQAIEPAMIDLAPRDGFLHCGPTGAGHFVKMVHNGIEYGMMQAYAEGFAVLDASEYSEHFDYTKISHLWNQGSVIRSWLLELCERMFSDDPHLDGLEAYVDDSGEGRWTVSEAIDTAVPTPVLTLALMERFRSRQPDFFGDRVLAALRNQFGGHAVKKK; from the coding sequence ATGAAATTGGCAATGCTCGGCCTTGGTCGCATGGGCGGCAACATGGCCAAACGTCTGTCCCGTGCTGGTCATCAGGTGGTTGCTTGGAACCGTACGTTTTCCAAAGCACAAGATATTGCGAAGACAGAGGAGCATATACAGGCCGTCGAAACTTTTCCTGAGGTTGTCGCGGCTCTTGAAGCCCCTCGCGTTGTCTGGGTTATGCTTCCGGCAGGCAAGCCGGTCGACGATGCATTGAACCAGTTGATCGACTTGCTTGAACCAGGAGATATCGTGGTGGAGGGGGGCAATACCCACTTTAAAGACGATCTTCGTCGTGCTCCTGCGTTTACCGATAAAGGCATCCATTATGTCGACGCTGGTGTTTCCGGCGGTATTTGGGGACTCCAAATCGGCTATTGCACCATGCTCGGCGGTCCGAAAGAAGCTGTCCAAGCCATTGAACCGGCAATGATCGACCTTGCGCCCAGGGATGGGTTTCTCCACTGCGGCCCAACTGGAGCCGGTCACTTTGTCAAAATGGTCCACAACGGCATTGAATACGGCATGATGCAAGCCTATGCCGAGGGCTTTGCCGTCCTCGACGCATCGGAATACAGTGAGCATTTCGATTACACAAAGATCAGTCATCTCTGGAATCAGGGAAGTGTCATCCGATCCTGGCTGCTGGAGTTATGCGAACGTATGTTTAGCGACGACCCGCATTTAGACGGACTTGAAGCCTATGTCGATGATTCGGGAGAAGGACGCTGGACCGTCAGTGAAGCGATCGATACAGCTGTTCCAACGCCGGTTCTCACCTTGGCATTGATGGAACGATTTCGATCACGACAACCCGATTTTTTTGGCGATCGCGTTTTGGCCGCACTCCGGAACCAATTCGGTGGTCACGCCGTCAAAAAGAAGTAA
- a CDS encoding ABC transporter permease: MFKLIWLATVFFGITLLSFVVIHLAPGKPTDMQTTLNPAITPEARARLETLYGLDQPLHVQYGRWLSRIVRFDFGTSLSGDHRPVWEKIRERLPLTVFISASALILTLFIAIPIGVLSAAHQGGAFDKIAAIVVFLGFAMPSFWLALLLMLAFGILWPIVPISGLTSLDYANLSLFGKLQDLAAHLALPIFVTTFGSLAGMSRYMRAAMLEALRQDYIVTARAKGLPMRTVIFKHALRNALLPVITLLGLSVPMLIGGSVIIESVFGLPGLGQLFYNAVMARDYPLIMGNLVLGATLTLSGNLLADAVYSLADPRIRREA, translated from the coding sequence ATGTTCAAACTCATCTGGCTGGCAACGGTTTTTTTCGGTATCACCCTGCTCAGTTTTGTTGTCATTCATCTCGCGCCGGGCAAACCCACCGATATGCAGACCACATTGAATCCTGCTATTACTCCCGAAGCCCGAGCCCGTCTTGAAACGCTTTACGGACTTGATCAACCCCTTCATGTGCAATACGGGCGTTGGCTTTCTCGAATTGTCCGTTTCGACTTTGGGACATCCCTTTCCGGTGACCACCGTCCTGTGTGGGAAAAAATCCGCGAACGCTTACCGTTGACGGTTTTCATAAGTGCAAGCGCTCTCATACTGACGCTTTTTATTGCTATACCCATCGGCGTCCTTTCGGCAGCTCATCAAGGAGGTGCTTTCGATAAGATCGCCGCGATTGTAGTTTTTCTCGGATTTGCCATGCCATCGTTCTGGCTGGCGTTGCTTCTCATGCTCGCTTTCGGCATCCTCTGGCCCATTGTGCCGATTTCCGGTCTGACATCGCTCGACTACGCAAATCTCTCCCTCTTTGGCAAACTGCAAGACCTTGCCGCTCACCTTGCTCTTCCTATCTTTGTCACCACGTTCGGTTCATTGGCGGGCATGTCTCGCTATATGCGTGCGGCCATGCTTGAAGCGCTTCGACAGGATTATATTGTTACCGCGAGAGCCAAAGGACTGCCGATGCGAACGGTCATTTTCAAGCATGCGCTTCGCAATGCGCTCCTTCCCGTCATTACCCTGCTCGGACTTTCTGTCCCCATGCTCATTGGCGGGTCAGTCATCATCGAATCTGTTTTCGGTCTCCCTGGTCTGGGGCAACTCTTCTATAACGCTGTCATGGCCCGAGATTACCCACTCATCATGGGAAACCTCGTACTCGGTGCCACCCTCACGCTCAGCGGAAATCTTCTTGCTGACGCCGTATATTCGCTTGCCGACCCCCGAATACGTCGAGAGGCGTAG
- a CDS encoding transaldolase family protein gives MRPDNLNTKIFLDGADPDQTRDILDRLGFLDGQTTNPSLVAKNPQAQQHVKTDGTFQKEELLGFYKKVIQEISSLIPEGSVSIEVYADSNTTAQAMIDQGTQMFDWIPNAHIKCPTTTAGLEAANRLIAAGKRVNMTLCFTQEQAAAVYTATQGAKPGDVFVSPFIGRLDDRNQRGLDLIANILKMYSPGDGHVEVLAASVRSLDHFLNCLKLNPDIVTVPHNVLVDWADAGMPVPTDPVRVPARLAPIIYQNIALDKPWQDYNIMHDLTDSGMAKFASDWNNLITA, from the coding sequence ATGAGACCGGACAATCTGAACACGAAAATATTCCTCGATGGAGCCGATCCGGATCAAACGCGGGATATTCTTGACCGACTCGGTTTTCTTGATGGTCAAACAACCAACCCCAGTTTGGTGGCCAAAAACCCACAGGCCCAACAACACGTCAAAACTGACGGTACGTTTCAAAAAGAAGAACTCCTCGGCTTTTATAAAAAAGTGATCCAGGAAATCTCCTCCCTCATCCCAGAAGGTTCCGTTTCGATCGAAGTCTATGCCGACAGCAACACGACAGCGCAAGCCATGATTGACCAAGGCACTCAGATGTTTGATTGGATTCCCAATGCACACATCAAATGTCCTACAACAACAGCCGGGCTCGAAGCCGCCAACCGGCTCATAGCGGCAGGTAAACGCGTGAACATGACGTTGTGCTTCACGCAGGAACAGGCCGCAGCCGTATACACGGCAACCCAAGGGGCCAAACCCGGCGATGTGTTTGTTTCTCCTTTTATCGGTCGGCTTGATGATCGCAACCAGCGTGGTCTCGATCTCATTGCGAATATTCTCAAAATGTACTCCCCAGGTGACGGGCATGTCGAAGTTCTGGCCGCCAGTGTGCGCAGCCTCGATCACTTCCTCAATTGCCTCAAACTCAACCCGGACATTGTCACCGTTCCTCACAATGTTCTTGTGGATTGGGCCGATGCCGGGATGCCGGTTCCAACAGACCCTGTCCGTGTTCCGGCCAGACTGGCCCCCATCATTTACCAGAACATTGCCTTGGACAAACCGTGGCAAGACTACAACATCATGCATGACCTTACCGACTCGGGCATGGCGAAATTCGCCAGCGACTGGAACAATCTCATCACAGCCTAA
- the mltG gene encoding endolytic transglycosylase MltG: MKSLFLGLFGLLLLAILGLGWYGYSFLSIPPATPGESKRITIVPGESFIAIAKQLEAEGVVKDAFSFRILARVMEKSDKIRAGEFEVNTGWKPLRVLNHLVSSQGLLHRLSVPEGLTLEQTAAIVEKSGMGSAASFLSASRNPTILGKYNIPAKTAEGFLFPETYFFTKQEGNDATYVVEAMLKEFNKQLAEVFPEDAPTGNVLFEFVTLASIVEKESAVPVERPRIAGVFINRLRRGMLLQTDPTIIYGLGPEFDGNLTRKHLDDPSNPYNTYQHPGLPPGPICSPGKEALLAVKNAEHHNYLYFVAKGSTGEHYFSKSLREHINAVNKYQLKK, translated from the coding sequence ATGAAGTCGCTTTTCCTTGGCCTGTTTGGCCTGCTTCTGCTCGCCATCCTTGGTCTCGGATGGTATGGATATAGCTTTTTGAGCATTCCTCCTGCGACACCAGGAGAAAGCAAGCGTATTACGATTGTACCGGGAGAATCATTTATTGCCATTGCCAAACAGCTTGAAGCCGAAGGCGTGGTGAAAGATGCGTTTTCGTTTCGTATTTTGGCGCGGGTTATGGAGAAAAGCGATAAAATCCGTGCGGGGGAGTTTGAGGTCAACACCGGGTGGAAACCTCTTCGGGTATTGAATCATCTTGTTTCTTCCCAGGGCCTTCTCCATCGCTTGTCCGTGCCCGAAGGCCTGACGCTGGAACAGACAGCCGCCATTGTGGAAAAGTCAGGCATGGGGAGTGCCGCGTCGTTTCTCTCTGCTTCTCGCAACCCAACGATTCTGGGGAAATATAATATTCCCGCTAAAACAGCCGAAGGATTCCTTTTTCCTGAAACCTATTTTTTCACGAAGCAGGAAGGCAACGACGCAACGTATGTTGTCGAAGCCATGTTGAAAGAATTCAATAAGCAGCTTGCCGAAGTCTTCCCGGAAGATGCTCCAACGGGAAATGTTCTTTTTGAATTTGTGACTCTGGCATCTATTGTCGAAAAAGAGTCTGCTGTTCCCGTTGAACGTCCTCGGATTGCCGGTGTGTTTATCAATCGTTTGCGTCGTGGTATGCTGTTGCAGACCGATCCAACCATTATCTATGGACTCGGCCCGGAGTTTGACGGCAACTTGACGCGTAAACATCTCGACGATCCTTCCAACCCCTATAATACGTATCAACACCCCGGCTTGCCTCCTGGACCGATTTGTTCACCCGGTAAAGAAGCGCTTCTCGCCGTTAAAAATGCAGAGCATCATAACTATCTGTATTTTGTTGCAAAAGGGAGTACTGGCGAGCATTATTTCAGTAAATCCTTGCGTGAACACATTAATGCCGTCAATAAATACCAATTGAAGAAATAA